In a genomic window of Jaculus jaculus isolate mJacJac1 chromosome 8, mJacJac1.mat.Y.cur, whole genome shotgun sequence:
- the Zbtb9 gene encoding zinc finger and BTB domain-containing protein 9: PQPASRVEGVPTPTPGRPPPGLAASEAAARTVQIEFPQHSSSLLETLNRHRLEGKFCDVSLLVQGRELRAHKAVLAAASPYFHDKLLLGDTPRLTLPSVIEADAFEGLLQLIYSGRLLLPLDALPAHLLVASGLQMWQVVDQCSAILRELETSGGGISARRGGSCHSLPAASPAGRCVRSSAGQKPAQSFASAESCASPGSPGGGEGSEVGEVLQIQVKEEEEEEEEEEEEEEDRWAAASHSQVPRPQRVSCELPRAHGSYQVPKPAPSHRLAEGESPALEPSAPSTVPPQITPVKRDSLQFKGEMSGGGIPSGGAKEETRALPGGDVEGNGELRFLLSSGAGATSGGGGPSWKPVDLHGNEILSGGGGPGGAGQAVHGPVKLGGAPPADGKRFGCLCGKRFAVKPKRDRHIMLTFSLRPFGCGICNKRFKLKHHLTEHMKTHAGALHDCPYCGRQFRVHACYLRHRDLCKGQGWSTAHWTYK, encoded by the coding sequence CCACAGCCTGCCTCGCGCGTCGAGGGCGTCCCGACTCCCACCCCTGGCCGACCGCCGCCGGGCCTCGCAGCTTCCGAGGCGGCCGCACGCACGGTCCAGATAGAGTTTCCCCAGCACAGCTCGTCGCTGCTGGAAACCCTGAACCGCCACCGGCTGGAGGGGAAGTTCTGCGATGTGTCCCTCCTGGTGCAGGGCCGCGAGCTCAGGGCGCACAAAGCCGTGTTGGCCGCCGCCTCCCCTTACTTCCACGACAAGCTGCTTTTGGGGGACACGCCCCGACTCACTCTGCCCAGTGTCATTGAAGCCGACGCCTTCGAGGGGCTGCTGCAGCTCATCTATTCCGGACGCCTCCTCCTGCCGCTGGACGCCCTGCCTGCCCATCTCCTCGTAGCCAGTGGCCTTCAGATGTGGCAGGTCGTAGATCAGTGCTCAGCGATTCTTAGGGAACTAGAAACGTCAGGCGGTGGCATCTCCGCCCGTCGAGGAGGCTCCTGCCACTCGTTGCCCGCCGCTTCTCCGGCAGGCCGCTGCGTCCGCTCCTCCGCTGGCCAGAAACCCGCGCAGTCCTTCGCCTCTGCAGAGAGTTGCGCATCTCCTGGGAGCCCCGGTGGAGGTGAGGGCAGTGAAGTGGGAGAAGTGCTGCAAATTCaggtgaaggaggaggaggaggaggaagaggaggaggaagaggaggaggaggaccgcTGGGCAGCAGCCTCACACTCTCAGGTTCCTCGGCCTCAGAGAGTATCGTGCGAGCTTCCCCGTGCTCATGGATCCTATCAGGTGCCCAAACCTGCTCCTTCTCACAGGCTTGCAGAGGGTGAGAGTCCAGCCCTTGAGCCCTCTGCCCCTTCTACAGTGCCCCCCCAGATCACCCCCGTTAAGCGGGACTCCTTACAGTTCAAGGGAGAAATGTCCGGAGGTGGCATTCCATCTGGAGGAGCAAAGGAGGAGACCAGAGCACTTCCTGGAGGAGACGTCGAAGGCAATGGGGAGCTGAGGTTCCTACTGTCCTCCGGAGCAGGGGCGACCTCTGGAGGAGGAGGTCCGTCTTGGAAGCCCGTGGATCTCCATGGGAATGAAATCTTGTCGGGGGGTGGAGGGCCTGGAGGAGCGGGGCAGGCTGTGCATGGGCCCGTCAAGCTAGGGGGGGCACCGCCTGCCGATGGGAAACGCTTTGGCTGCTTGTGTGGAAAGCGGTTTGCGGTAAAGCCCAAACGAGACCGGCACATCATGCTGACCTTCAGTCTTCGCCCTTTTGGGTGTGGCATCTGTAACAAGCGCTTCAAGCTGAAGCACCATCTCACGGAGCACATGAAGACCCATGCCGGCGCCCTCCATGATTGTCCCTACTGTGGCCGTCAGTTCCGGGTCCACGCTTGTTATCTTCGCCACCGCGATCTGTGCAAGGGCCAGGGCTGGTCCACTGCACACTGGACTTACAAGTGA